Part of the Mycolicibacterium thermoresistibile genome, GCTGACCCCGGTACGCGGCGTTGACCTCGGTCGACCAGTCGGCATACGCCCTGGTCAGCACCAGCGTCCCGAAGGATGAGGCGTAGTCGATGATCGCGCCGATGTCGACCGTCGCCGCGGCCAACCGGTCCGGGTACTGGTCGAACCCGGCGGCCCGGTCCTTCTGGAACGCGTTGCGGCCATGCAGCTGGTCGTACCGCGAGATCACGATGTTGTCGAAGTCGAGGTAGACCGCCACGCGCGGTGCACCGGGCTCCGTCACGGCTTGTCTCCCGCCAGTAGCAACTGATCCGATCCTGCTACTTGTCTACCCGGGGAACGCCGTCGGCGGGCTGCATTCGCCCGGCATGTCCACCGCGCGATACCCGGCCGAAGCGCCCGGCAGAATCGGGCCACAGCACCGCAGAACGGCCAAAACACCGCCCTTGACCTGCTGTTTGGCGCGTCAGCGGGGGAGGTTGTACCCTCTTTAAGGCCCACCGCACCGGTATGGTCCGATGCTCCGGGTCGCTGCCCCCTTAGCTCAGTCGGCAGAGCGTTTCCATGGTAAGGAAAAGGTCAACGGTTCGATTCCGTTAGGGGGCTCGGTGGACGGGTGTCGCCGCGCCCGTTTCCATCGGGGCGGTGTAGCTCAGCTGGTTAGAGCGCACGACTCATAATCGTGAGGTCGGGGGATCGAGTCCCCCCACCGCTACTAGGCAAGTCCGACATGTGCGAAAGAGGCAGACGTGGCGTCCAGTACTGATGTGCGGCCGAAGATCACTTTGGCCTGCGAGGTGTGCAAGCACCGCAACTACATCACCAGGAAGAACCGGCGCAACGATCCCGACCGGCTGGAGATCAAGAAGTTCTGCCCGAACTGCGGCACCCATCGGCCCCACAAGGAAACCCGCTAGGCCGCACCGTCAGGGCCGCTGCACGGTCCGCGAAGATTAGGTTCTCTCAGCCGTGGCACTGTCTCAGGACATCGTCGGAAAGCGTTTCACGTATCCGGACCACTACATCGTTGGGCGGGAGAAGATCCGCGAATACGCCGTAGCCGTCAAGAACGACGACGAGGTGTTCTTCGATGAGAACGCCGCCAAGGAGCTCGGCCACGACGCGCTGCCGGCACCGCTGACCTTCATCTCGGTGTTCGGTTACTACGCCCAGCGCGCGTTCTTCGACCACGCCAACATCGGCATCACCGACGCCAAGATCGTGCAGGTCGACCAGGAGTTCAGGTTCCTCAAACCGATCCGCGCCGGCGACAAGCTCTACTGTGAGGTCAGCGTGCATTCGGTCCGGCAGTCGTTCGGCACCGACATCATCGTGACCAAGAACATCGTCACGAACGAGGCCGGCGAGGTCGTCCAAGAGGCATACACGACCCTGGCTGGGCGTTCCGATGAGACTGGAGAGGGTTTTGCCGATGGCTCTGCGTAAGTTCGATTCCGTGAAGGTGGGGGACAAGCTCCCCGAGAAGGTCATCCCGCTGACCCGCGCAGACCTGGTGAACTACGCAGGAGTGTCCGGCGACCTCAACCCGATCCACTGGGACGACGAGATCGCCAAACAGGTCGGGCTGGACACCGCGATCGCCCACGGCATGCTGACCATGGGGATGGGCGGCGGCTACATCACCGAATGGGTGGGCGACCCGGCCGCGGTCACCGAGTACAACGTGCGGTTCACCGCGGTCGTGCCGGTGCCCAACGACGGTAAGGGCGCCGAGATCGTGTTCGGCGGCCGGGTGAAATCCGTCGACCCCGAAACCAAGAGCGTGACCATCGCACTGACGGCCACCGCCGGCGGGAAGAAGATCTTCGGCCGGGCCATCGCGACCGCGAAGCTGGCTTAGCACCATGGCGCTGAAAACCGACATCCGTGGCATGGTCTGGCCCTACCCGGACAAGTTCGTGGTCGGGCGTGAACAGATCCGGCAGTACGCCGCGGCGGTCAAGGCGTTCGACCCCGCGACACATGACGAAGCCGCGGCCGCGGAACTGGGCCACGACAACATCATCGCCCCGCTCACCTTCACCGCGATCTTCGCGGTGATGATCCAGCGGCACTTCTTCCAGAACGTCGACGTCGGCTTCGAGACCATGCAGATCGTGCAGGTCGACCAGAAGTTCAAGTACTACCGGCCGCTCAAACCCGGTGACGAGCTGCACGGCACGATGTACATCGAGTCCGTCGACGAGCGGTTCGGCGCCGACATCGTCACCACCCGCAACGTGTGCACCGACCAGAACGACGAGGTGGTGCTCGAGGCGTTCACCACGATGATGGGGCACGAAGGCGACAACTCCATCTCGGCCGGCTGGGATCCGGAAACCGGTCAGGTGGTGCGCAAACCGGTCGTTCACGACACGGATTAGTCACTGGGACGGGTGGCGCGCTACACTCAGACCTCGGGGTTTTCCCATTCCAGCGCGCTGTCCACCGGGTCATGACCGGTCGGGGAGCGCGCGAATTGTGTAATCCCCGGGAACG contains:
- the hadC gene encoding (3R)-hydroxyacyl-ACP dehydratase subunit HadC; this encodes MALKTDIRGMVWPYPDKFVVGREQIRQYAAAVKAFDPATHDEAAAAELGHDNIIAPLTFTAIFAVMIQRHFFQNVDVGFETMQIVQVDQKFKYYRPLKPGDELHGTMYIESVDERFGADIVTTRNVCTDQNDEVVLEAFTTMMGHEGDNSISAGWDPETGQVVRKPVVHDTD
- the hadB gene encoding (3R)-hydroxyacyl-ACP dehydratase subunit HadB → MALRKFDSVKVGDKLPEKVIPLTRADLVNYAGVSGDLNPIHWDDEIAKQVGLDTAIAHGMLTMGMGGGYITEWVGDPAAVTEYNVRFTAVVPVPNDGKGAEIVFGGRVKSVDPETKSVTIALTATAGGKKIFGRAIATAKLA
- the rpmG gene encoding 50S ribosomal protein L33, with the translated sequence MASSTDVRPKITLACEVCKHRNYITRKNRRNDPDRLEIKKFCPNCGTHRPHKETR
- the hadA gene encoding (3R)-hydroxyacyl-ACP dehydratase subunit HadA; translation: MALSQDIVGKRFTYPDHYIVGREKIREYAVAVKNDDEVFFDENAAKELGHDALPAPLTFISVFGYYAQRAFFDHANIGITDAKIVQVDQEFRFLKPIRAGDKLYCEVSVHSVRQSFGTDIIVTKNIVTNEAGEVVQEAYTTLAGRSDETGEGFADGSA